From one Treponema denticola genomic stretch:
- a CDS encoding ribonuclease catalytic domain-containing protein: MNTNAIVLYKNRPALIKGQADGKFEIETETGIKKVREKDFSVLAPNNSSSLKNILTAACPEPDFNAAADFFEEGTALFSEISELVWENLNPEQMWAAWLLVSASPLFIAESPDLPIKIRTKEEAEAIAAAALKKETEKQAEEQERKEFISSLSKFIKEKKEENFDLKKYSHFLQEIEALALEKTDKSKLLNEAHLKETPESAHKILISTGYWKIEKNPYPTRFKHPLNSPRLELPPIEHNKKYEDLTHLTSYAIDNEGSTDPDDAVCFDGENLWIHIANPADIITPDSKSDMDARKRGATLYIPEGVSRMLGESAVDAFALGLHDDSYALSFKLKLNDSAEILDVDILRTKIKVSCISFETADEEKMNTNLKPLFEIAEKNRKKREAAGAVSIDMPEVQIKVETENDNQKVFISPYNFTESFLMIKEMMLLAGEAAARFAFKNNIPFQYVSQEAPELPKKLPEGLAGEYRKRKAMRPRNVGTIPAMHSALGIAMYSQITSPLRRYGDLVAHQQLLKFIDGNEVMKTDDLLMRIAAGDIAGKNCSYAERASRQHWTLIYLLQNPDWQGEAVILETIKNTARISIPSIGYETEMRLKKELSINERINVKAEDIDIPNLTVRFVQV, encoded by the coding sequence ATGAATACAAATGCAATCGTCTTATATAAAAACCGTCCGGCTCTTATAAAAGGACAGGCTGACGGAAAATTTGAAATAGAAACGGAAACGGGCATCAAAAAGGTGCGCGAAAAAGATTTTTCCGTTTTGGCTCCAAATAATTCCTCATCGCTAAAAAACATTTTGACCGCAGCTTGTCCCGAACCTGACTTTAATGCAGCTGCCGACTTTTTTGAAGAAGGAACAGCCCTCTTCTCTGAAATAAGCGAATTGGTTTGGGAAAATTTAAATCCGGAACAAATGTGGGCAGCTTGGCTTTTAGTTTCGGCATCTCCTCTTTTTATTGCAGAAAGCCCTGACCTTCCGATTAAGATAAGAACAAAAGAAGAAGCTGAGGCCATAGCTGCTGCAGCACTAAAAAAAGAAACCGAAAAACAAGCGGAAGAACAAGAGCGGAAAGAATTTATAAGCAGCCTATCAAAATTTATAAAAGAAAAAAAGGAAGAAAATTTCGACTTAAAAAAATACTCTCATTTTTTGCAGGAAATAGAAGCCCTTGCCTTAGAAAAAACCGATAAGTCAAAACTTTTAAATGAGGCTCACTTAAAAGAAACTCCGGAATCTGCTCATAAAATTTTAATTAGTACGGGCTATTGGAAGATAGAAAAAAATCCCTACCCCACCCGCTTTAAGCATCCGTTAAATTCGCCTAGGCTGGAATTACCTCCTATTGAACACAACAAAAAATACGAAGATCTGACTCATCTTACCTCCTATGCAATCGACAACGAAGGCAGCACCGATCCGGACGATGCCGTATGCTTTGACGGAGAAAACTTATGGATTCACATTGCAAACCCTGCTGACATAATTACACCCGATTCCAAAAGCGATATGGACGCAAGAAAGCGGGGAGCGACCCTTTACATTCCTGAAGGCGTATCCCGAATGTTGGGAGAATCGGCAGTCGATGCCTTTGCCCTCGGCCTACATGATGACTCTTATGCCCTGTCGTTTAAACTTAAGCTAAATGACTCGGCTGAAATTCTCGATGTAGATATTTTGCGTACCAAAATAAAAGTAAGCTGTATAAGTTTTGAAACGGCCGATGAAGAAAAGATGAATACAAACCTAAAACCTCTTTTTGAAATAGCCGAAAAAAACAGAAAGAAACGGGAAGCTGCAGGAGCTGTTTCGATAGACATGCCGGAAGTTCAAATCAAGGTAGAAACCGAAAATGACAACCAAAAAGTTTTTATAAGCCCGTATAATTTTACGGAATCTTTTTTGATGATAAAGGAAATGATGCTCCTTGCAGGAGAGGCCGCCGCCCGCTTTGCTTTTAAAAATAATATTCCGTTTCAGTATGTAAGTCAGGAAGCTCCCGAATTACCGAAAAAACTTCCCGAAGGCCTTGCGGGCGAATACCGAAAAAGAAAAGCTATGAGGCCGAGAAATGTGGGTACAATTCCTGCAATGCATTCAGCCCTAGGAATTGCAATGTACAGTCAAATTACAAGCCCCCTCCGCCGCTATGGAGACTTGGTTGCCCATCAACAGCTTTTAAAATTTATCGACGGAAACGAGGTAATGAAAACCGATGACCTTCTTATGAGAATAGCGGCGGGAGACATTGCAGGCAAAAATTGTTCCTATGCTGAAAGAGCCTCGCGTCAACATTGGACTCTGATCTATCTATTACAAAACCCTGACTGGCAAGGAGAAGCCGTAATTTTGGAAACAATAAAAAACACTGCACGCATTTCCATTCCGTCTATCGGCTATGAAACCGAGATGAGGTTAAAAAAAGAATTATCGATTAACGAACGCATAAATGTAAAAGCCGAGGATATAGATATTCCGAATCTGACTGTAAGATTTGTGCAGGTGTAA